The following are encoded together in the Petrotoga olearia DSM 13574 genome:
- the plsX gene encoding phosphate acyltransferase PlsX: MDNVKIGIDLYGGDNAPTSVIEGALFALKNKFFTPDELVIVGNEISKEGLDKISNLKIIPAKNLVSNETKPTEVIKLKESSMYVGCEMLKNNELNAFVSAGNTGALLSSGTFVAGRLPGIKRPALVLALPSKSNNPKILVDAGANAEVKAEHFYDFAREGIAYAKFLNVENPRVGILNIGSEDEKGNSIVREASNLLKEEKKINFVGYVEARELFDDTCDIIVTDGFTGNNVLKTMEGTAYFILHELKETIKKGGLFTKLGALFLRGSLKSLVSKIDYRSYGGTFFLGVNGVLVKAHGSSDAEAIANALYVAYRAAKFDLIKKIEI; encoded by the coding sequence ATGGATAATGTAAAAATAGGTATAGATCTATACGGCGGTGATAATGCGCCCACGTCTGTTATTGAGGGCGCACTTTTTGCTTTAAAGAATAAATTTTTTACCCCTGATGAATTGGTAATAGTGGGAAATGAAATTTCAAAAGAAGGTTTAGACAAGATATCAAATTTAAAGATTATACCTGCTAAAAACTTGGTTAGTAACGAAACAAAACCCACAGAAGTTATAAAATTGAAGGAATCTTCGATGTATGTCGGTTGCGAAATGTTAAAAAATAACGAATTAAATGCCTTTGTGAGTGCAGGCAACACTGGTGCATTGCTTTCAAGCGGGACCTTTGTTGCAGGTCGACTTCCCGGTATAAAAAGACCTGCATTGGTTTTAGCTCTTCCATCTAAATCCAATAATCCTAAAATTTTGGTGGATGCAGGAGCGAACGCCGAAGTAAAGGCTGAACATTTTTACGATTTCGCAAGAGAAGGAATAGCTTACGCTAAATTTTTGAATGTTGAAAATCCAAGAGTGGGGATTTTAAATATCGGTTCTGAAGATGAAAAGGGAAATTCAATAGTTAGAGAAGCTTCTAATTTGTTGAAAGAAGAAAAGAAGATTAATTTTGTTGGTTATGTGGAAGCACGTGAACTGTTCGATGATACGTGTGATATAATTGTCACAGATGGATTCACCGGTAACAACGTTTTAAAAACTATGGAAGGTACCGCTTATTTCATTCTCCATGAATTGAAAGAAACGATTAAAAAAGGTGGGTTATTCACAAAACTAGGAGCCTTGTTTTTAAGAGGTTCATTGAAGTCTTTAGTAAGTAAGATTGATTATAGGAGTTATGGTGGTACATTTTTCTTGGGAGTTAACGGGGTTTTAGTTAAGGC
- the rpmF gene encoding 50S ribosomal protein L32, which translates to MATPKQKPSRSKTHSRRAKFYSAYKINVVKCPKCGEPKLPHRVCLNCGYYGDKQILEIGE; encoded by the coding sequence ATGGCGACGCCAAAACAGAAACCATCAAGAAGTAAAACACATTCAAGGAGAGCAAAATTTTACTCTGCATACAAGATCAACGTTGTAAAATGTCCAAAATGCGGAGAACCAAAATTGCCACATCGTGTGTGCTTGAATTGTGGATACTACGGTGACAAACAAATCTTAGAAATAGGTGAATAA